In Liolophura sinensis isolate JHLJ2023 chromosome 2, CUHK_Ljap_v2, whole genome shotgun sequence, a genomic segment contains:
- the LOC135462882 gene encoding LOW QUALITY PROTEIN: signal peptide peptidase-like 2B (The sequence of the model RefSeq protein was modified relative to this genomic sequence to represent the inferred CDS: inserted 1 base in 1 codon), which produces MKLILFVVVILSSKVQADNGLLVGEVIGDASTQVSACIFYNPDFKALPKTLEDAKPENVVDFSTDLGCQGTPIYDNDVSEKLVTVLRGNCSFSEKAHLAQEHGAIGLLVVNTPSQAMTTPGVNKTLDINITVAMVSEKDFADFQKLGIDKIQVRLFSPDPPKADLNMILIWLIAMICVVIGSHWAGNITFSQFLRKRPHLMRPGEEKIVDDHPKSEDEGSVNLGLKHLVLLVIIMCGVLVALYFLYDYLVYIIIVVFCIAGSTSLYNCIWPWVENLQPLARIPPSRIPLLSHQPQVKSLVLLALCFTVGITWAVERNARYAWILQDLMGVTFCIFMLKTIRLPSLKACTILLVLLFFYDIFFVFITKLFTKSGESVMXEVATGGGSSSGEQLPMVFKVPRFSTSLAAMCYRPYSLLGFGDIIVPGLLISFCSGFGRKVRCPYVYFLCGAAAYGVGLIITFIALALMETGQPALLYLVPCTLLSTVVLALKRRELKMMWSGDPVTEKTNGGPHADVTEPSYQTPPPVPELDVQEEEEGPTVVRETDERQLLINRQLAS; this is translated from the exons ATGAAGTTGATTTTGTTTGTCGTTGTTATTTTGTCTTCAAag GTACAAGCTGATAATGGACTGTTGGTTGGAGAAGTGATTGGAGACGCATCAACACAGGTTTCTGCCTGTATATTTTACAACCCTGACTTCAAAGCTCTGCCCAAAACACTGGAGGATGCT AAACCGGAAAATGTCGTAGATTTTTCAACAGATTTGGGCTGTCAAGGTACCCCCATTTATGACAATGATGTCAGCGAGAAGCTGGTGACAGTTCTACGAGGAAATTGTTCCTTCTCAGAGAAAGCACATCTTGCCCAGGAACATGGAGCGATTGGCCTTCTGGTGGTTAACACCCCCAGTCAGGCAATG ACGACGCCAGGTGTGAACAAGACATTGGACATCAACATCACTGTGGCCATGGTGTCTGAAAAGGATTTCGCTGACTTTCAG AAATTAGGCATTGACAAGATTCAAGTGCGGCTGTTTTCTCCGGACCCTCCGAAAGCTGATCTTAATATGATTTTAATCTGGCTGATCGCTATGATCTGCGTCGTGATCGGAAGCCACTGGGCAGGGAACATCACTTTCTcaca ATTTCTCAGAAAACGTCCGCACCTGATGCGTCCGGGCGAGGAAAAGATTGTTGATGATCACCCAAAATCTGAAGATGAAGGAAGTGTTAATCTAGGATTAAAACACCTGGTGTTACTGGTTATCATCATGTGTGGTGTGCTGGTGGCACTGTACTTCCTGTATGACTATCTGG TGTACATCATCATCGTTGTGTTCTGTATAGCTGGCTCAACATCTCTGTACAACTGTATCTGGCCTTGGGTTGAAAACCTCCAGCCGCTTGCACG GATTCCGCCCAGTCGTATTCCGCTACTGTCCCACCAGCCACAGGTGAAAAGTCTGGTTTTACTGGCTTTGTGTTTCACAGTGGGCATCACATGGGCAGTGGAGAGGAACGCCAG ATATGCTTGGATATTACAAGACCTGATGGGTGTTACATTCTGCATATTCATGCTGAAAACTATCAGGTTACCGAGTTTGAAG GCTTGTACAATTCTATTAGTCTTGTTATTTTTCTACGATATTTTCTTCGTGTTCATCACAAAGCTGTTCACCAAG AGTGGGGAAAGTGTCA TGGAAGTGGCTACAGGGGGTGGCAGCTCTTCAGGGGAACAG CTTCCCATGGTGTTCAAAGTGCCACGTTTTTCCACCAGCCTAGCTGCCATGTGTTACCGGCCATATTCTCTGTTGGGCTTTGGAGATATCATAGTGCCAG GGTTACTGATTTCATTCTGCTCTGGGTTTGGACGTAAAGTACGATGTCCTTACGTGTACTTTCTATGTGGAGCAGCAG CCTATGGCGTGGGCCTGATCATCACATTCATCGCCCTAGCCCTTATGGAGACGGGTCAGCCAGCGTTGTTGTATCTCGTGCCCTGCACTCTCCTGTCCACTGTCGTGTTGGCACTGAAACGTCGCGAGCTGAAAATGATGTGGTCAGGTGACCCG GTCACAGAGAAGACCAATGGTGGGCCTCATGCAGATGTCACCGAGCCATCATACCAAACTCCGCCCCCTGTTCCTGAACTGGATGTgcaggaggaggaggaggggcCTACGGTCGTCAGGGAAACGGATGAGAGACAGCTTCTTATAAACAGACAGTTAGCTAGTTGA
- the LOC135462854 gene encoding U6 snRNA-associated Sm-like protein LSm7: MSKEQGAGDRAGGKGEDRERKKKETILDLSKYLDKPIRVKFSGGREASGMLKGFDPLLNLVLDGTTEYLRDPDDPFKLTEDTRQLGLVVCRGTSVVLICSADGMEAIPNPFIQQDG; this comes from the exons ATGTCGAAGGAGCAG GGAGCCGGTGACAGGGCAGGAGGGAAGGGAGAGGATCGcgaaagaaagaagaaagaaaCCATCCTTGATTTGTCAAAATATCTCGACAAGCCAATCAGGGTGAAGTTCAGTGGTGGCCGTGAAG CCAGTGGCATGCTGAAAGGATTCGACCCGCTCCTTAACTTAGTGTTAGATGGAACAACAGAATATCTCAGAG ATCCAGATGATCCGTTCAAATTGACAGAGGACACGCGGCAGTTGGGTTTAGTTGTTTGTCGAGGGACATCTGTCGTGCTCATCTGTTCAGCAGATGGCATGGAGGCCATTCCAAATCCTTTCATTCAACAGGATGGTTAA